The window TCCCTGTTGCCAGTCCCCTCCTGTCGTCGGTCGTCCCAATGCtgtccgccggccgccgccgtctctgcctcttccccttccctctcCGCCACTTCACTGCGGCCGtttccaccaccaccaccaccaccaccaccaccacctccgacGCTGCCGCTGCCGACCCCACTGTCTTCTACCTGGAATCCACCTGCGCGctctcccccgccgccgccgcccgcgctgcGGACTCCATCCGCCTCGCCTCCCCGGAGTCCACTGCGCAGGCCGACgccgtcctcgacctcctccgCCGGTATGGCTTCACCGACGCCGAGATATCCACCACCGTCCGCAAGTTCCCCATCGTCCTGGTCTCCGACCCCGTCAAGACACTCCAGCCCAAGCTCGACTTCCTCGCCTCCGTCGGCATCAACGCGCCGCTCCTCCCCAGGCTCGTCTCCCTCAGCCCCGTTGTCCTCCACCGCAGCATCCAGGACCAACTCGCCCCGCTCTTCGAATCTCTCCGCGAGCTCCTCGGCTCCAATGCCCGCGTCGTCACCGCGCTCCGCCAGATGCCGTTCGTTGTCCGCTGCAGCCCCAACAGTACCCTCAACCTCGTGCTCCCCGCACTAAGAGATGTCCACGGCTTGCCCCCGGAGGACGTCTCCAAGCTCGTCGCCGTCCACCCCGGCGTCATCATGCAGGGCCCCCACCGCTTGGCCGAGATCGTCCAGGCCGTCAAGGACGTTGGCATGGAACCCGGTGAGCCCATGTTCGTCAACACATTTTCCATCATTTCCAAGATGAAGACCCCCACACTGGAGAGGAAGTATGCACTCTACCAGAGCCTTGGCTTCGAGAAGGACAATGTTGCCTTAATGTTGCGGCGGTACCCACTCATGATGGCTATCTCAGAgaagaagatgaaggaaaatgtcGGATTCTTGGTCGGAAAGGCGGGTCTGAGCCTGGAAGATATCGTGGCCTATCCGAGCATGCTGGTGCGGAGCTTGGAGAGCCATCGCAGGAGGTGTGCGGTGCTCGCAC is drawn from Aegilops tauschii subsp. strangulata cultivar AL8/78 chromosome 1, Aet v6.0, whole genome shotgun sequence and contains these coding sequences:
- the LOC109785249 gene encoding transcription termination factor MTERF8, chloroplastic isoform X1, with the translated sequence MLSAGRRRLCLFPFPLRHFTAAVSTTTTTTTTTTSDAAAADPTVFYLESTCALSPAAAARAADSIRLASPESTAQADAVLDLLRRYGFTDAEISTTVRKFPIVLVSDPVKTLQPKLDFLASVGINAPLLPRLVSLSPVVLHRSIQDQLAPLFESLRELLGSNARVVTALRQMPFVVRCSPNSTLNLVLPALRDVHGLPPEDVSKLVAVHPGVIMQGPHRLAEIVQAVKDVGMEPGEPMFVNTFSIISKMKTPTLERKYALYQSLGFEKDNVALMLRRYPLMMAISEKKMKENVGFLVGKAGLSLEDIVAYPSMLVRSLESHRRRCAVLALLRKEGKPEGNHQLRKVLVAKMKRFSQVYVQPHQNEIPDVVRALNGEIPFEGFNVLE
- the LOC109785249 gene encoding transcription termination factor MTERF8, chloroplastic isoform X2, with the protein product MLSAGRRRLCLFPFPLRHFTAAVSTTTTTTTTTTSDAAAADPTVFYLESTCALSPAAAARAADSIRLASPESTAQADAVLDLLRRYGFTDAEISTTVRKFPIVLVSDPVKTLQPKLDFLASVGINAPLLPRLVSLSPVVLHRSIQDQLAPLFESLRELLGSNARVVTALRQMPFVVRCSPNSTLNLVLPALRDVHGLPPEDVSKLVAVHPGVIMQGPHRLAEIVQAVKDVGMEPGEPMFVNTFSIISKMKTPTLERKYALYQSLGFEKDNVALMLRRYPLMMAISEKKMKENVGFLVGKAGLSLEDIVAYPSMLVRSLESHRRRCAVLALLRKEGVCAATPKRDP